A DNA window from Solanum lycopersicum chromosome 3, SLM_r2.1 contains the following coding sequences:
- the LOC101244063 gene encoding peptide chain release factor 1-like, mitochondrial isoform X8: MRRRFPIFSIGRLYCTGNAEAAPQLSIDLIKIMDQRLSAIENRNAHLERFLDQPELTPSEYSTANKELRKLRDSVHLISELRAKQQEIKELKSVISDCQDDKDMQQMASEELSEATEGEKKFQFLLLKSLLPKDDADERDCILEVRAGTGGEEASLFAMDIFKMYEKYSVKKGWKYEVLETAESDLKGYKEAIASISGAGVYGKLKFESGIHRVQRVPVTEKGGRVHTSAVSVAILPQADQDRSTGQTIGIGYESQGLYYLTSSNSLIACSVTDSLDVIHKRLGHPSLSKLQKMVPSLSGLSTLDCESCQLGKHTRATFSRSTEGRSESIFSFLHSDILGPSRVSSPLGFRYFVSFIDDYFRCTWVFLMKDRSELFSIFKGFFAEIQNQFGVSIRTFHSDNALEYLSSQFQEFMSHHGIIHQKSCPYTSIKWCRRKKE, encoded by the exons ATGAGGAGAAGATTCCCTATTTTCAGTATTGGTCGTTTATATTGTACAG GGAATGCAGAGGCGGCGCCTCAATTGTCAATTGACCTCATTAAAATAATGGACCAAAGGTTATCAGCAATTGAGAACAGGAATGCTCACCTTGAGCGTTTTTTAGATCAG CCTGAATTGACACCTTCTGAATATTCAACGGCCAACAAAGAGCTCAGGAAGCTCAGAGATTCAGTACATCTCATAAGCGAGTTAAGGGCAAAACAGCAG GAGATTAAGGAACTGAAATCAGTAATATCTGATTGTCAAGATGACAAAGACATGCAACAGATGGCTTCTGAAGAATTAAGTGAAGCCACAGAAGGAGAGAAGAAATTTCAGTTTCTCCTTCTGAAGTCATTACTACCCAAAGATGATGCTGATGAGAGGGACTGCATTCTTGAAGTGAGGGCAG gAACTGGAGGGGAAGAGGCTTCCTTATTTGCGATGGACATATTCAAAAT GTATGAAAAATACTCTGTGAAAAAAGGCTGGAAGTATGAGGTTCTAGAAACAGCTGAGTCTGATCTTAAAGGATACAAG GAAGCTATTGCTTCTATCTCTGGAGCTGGTGTGTACGGGAAACTAAAATTTGAGAGTGGAATACACAGAGTTCAG CGGGTGCCCGTGACAGAGAAAGGTGGACGTGTTCACACCAGTGCTGTCTCTGTTGCAATTCTCCCGCAGGCAGATCAG GACCGTAGTACGGGACAGACGATTGGAATAGGATATGAATCACAAGGCCTTTACTATCTTACCTCTTCTAATTCTTTAATAGCATGCTCTGTTACAGATTCCCTAGATGTAATTCACAAACGTTTGGGACACCCAAGTTTATCCAAACTGCAAAAGATGGTGCCTAGTTTGTCTGGTTTATCCACATTAGATTGTGAGTCGTGTCAACTTGGGAAACACACTCGTGCTACATTTTCTCGTAGTACTGAGGGTCGTTCAGAGTCTATTTTTTCGTTTCTTCATTCTGATATTTTGGGTCCTAGTAGAGTCAGTTCCCCCTTAGGATTTCGTTATTTTGttagtttcattgatgattATTTCAGATGCACTTGGGTTTTCTTAATGAAAGATCGTTCTgagttattttctattttcaaagGTTTCTTTGCTGAAATACAAAATCAGTTTGGTGTTTCTATTCGTACTTTCCATAGTGATAATGCCTtagaatacttatcatcccaattTCAGGAATTTATGTCTCACCACGGAATCATTCACCAAAAATCTTGTCCATACACCTCAATAAAATGGTGTCGCAGAAAGAAAGAATAG
- the LOC101244063 gene encoding peptide chain release factor 1-like, mitochondrial isoform X10 has product MRRRFPIFSIGRLYCTEAAPQLSIDLIKIMDQRLSAIENRNAHLERFLDQPELTPSEYSTANKELRKLRDSVHLISELRAKQQEIKELKSVISDCQDDKDMQQMASEELSEATEGEKKFQFLLLKSLLPKDDADERDCILEVRAGTGGEEASLFAMDIFKMYEKYSVKKGWKYEVLETAESDLKGYKEAIASISGAGVYGKLKFESGIHRVQRVPVTEKGGRVHTSAVSVAILPQADQDRSTGQTIGIGYESQGLYYLTSSNSLIACSVTDSLDVIHKRLGHPSLSKLQKMVPSLSGLSTLDCESCQLGKHTRATFSRSTEGRSESIFSFLHSDILGPSRVSSPLGFRYFVSFIDDYFRCTWVFLMKDRSELFSIFKGFFAEIQNQFGVSIRTFHSDNALEYLSSQFQEFMSHHGIIHQKSCPYTSIKWCRRKKE; this is encoded by the exons ATGAGGAGAAGATTCCCTATTTTCAGTATTGGTCGTTTATATTGTACAG AGGCGGCGCCTCAATTGTCAATTGACCTCATTAAAATAATGGACCAAAGGTTATCAGCAATTGAGAACAGGAATGCTCACCTTGAGCGTTTTTTAGATCAG CCTGAATTGACACCTTCTGAATATTCAACGGCCAACAAAGAGCTCAGGAAGCTCAGAGATTCAGTACATCTCATAAGCGAGTTAAGGGCAAAACAGCAG GAGATTAAGGAACTGAAATCAGTAATATCTGATTGTCAAGATGACAAAGACATGCAACAGATGGCTTCTGAAGAATTAAGTGAAGCCACAGAAGGAGAGAAGAAATTTCAGTTTCTCCTTCTGAAGTCATTACTACCCAAAGATGATGCTGATGAGAGGGACTGCATTCTTGAAGTGAGGGCAG gAACTGGAGGGGAAGAGGCTTCCTTATTTGCGATGGACATATTCAAAAT GTATGAAAAATACTCTGTGAAAAAAGGCTGGAAGTATGAGGTTCTAGAAACAGCTGAGTCTGATCTTAAAGGATACAAG GAAGCTATTGCTTCTATCTCTGGAGCTGGTGTGTACGGGAAACTAAAATTTGAGAGTGGAATACACAGAGTTCAG CGGGTGCCCGTGACAGAGAAAGGTGGACGTGTTCACACCAGTGCTGTCTCTGTTGCAATTCTCCCGCAGGCAGATCAG GACCGTAGTACGGGACAGACGATTGGAATAGGATATGAATCACAAGGCCTTTACTATCTTACCTCTTCTAATTCTTTAATAGCATGCTCTGTTACAGATTCCCTAGATGTAATTCACAAACGTTTGGGACACCCAAGTTTATCCAAACTGCAAAAGATGGTGCCTAGTTTGTCTGGTTTATCCACATTAGATTGTGAGTCGTGTCAACTTGGGAAACACACTCGTGCTACATTTTCTCGTAGTACTGAGGGTCGTTCAGAGTCTATTTTTTCGTTTCTTCATTCTGATATTTTGGGTCCTAGTAGAGTCAGTTCCCCCTTAGGATTTCGTTATTTTGttagtttcattgatgattATTTCAGATGCACTTGGGTTTTCTTAATGAAAGATCGTTCTgagttattttctattttcaaagGTTTCTTTGCTGAAATACAAAATCAGTTTGGTGTTTCTATTCGTACTTTCCATAGTGATAATGCCTtagaatacttatcatcccaattTCAGGAATTTATGTCTCACCACGGAATCATTCACCAAAAATCTTGTCCATACACCTCAATAAAATGGTGTCGCAGAAAGAAAGAATAG